The following are encoded together in the Raineyella sp. LH-20 genome:
- a CDS encoding HAD family hydrolase, with product MDPQLSAASRGRPDVLVCDLDGTIVFDGEVPSEDAAALRAWTEAGNLLVLDTGKSVDAIRRVWTADLPRPDYVIAFTGAVITDGDLVPLSVRSHDPTLFREVFRTVRDEALALYASTIERDYEVFNRVGTHSMILPAFAPADADWIADQELFGIPVFVPDDDDRDRLTGALTGLVGDRGVLHRNQTFLDIVPAGATKGLGLRRLLTDLVADHGQVWTIGDSWNDLSMHAEADHPIALAHSPAEVLAACERAVGSTHELVDQLLASTDPGRQG from the coding sequence GTGGATCCCCAGCTGAGCGCGGCCTCACGCGGCCGACCCGACGTCCTGGTCTGCGACCTCGACGGCACGATCGTGTTCGACGGCGAGGTCCCGTCGGAGGACGCCGCCGCACTGCGGGCCTGGACCGAGGCCGGCAACCTGCTGGTCCTGGACACCGGCAAATCGGTCGACGCCATCCGACGGGTGTGGACGGCCGACCTGCCCCGCCCCGACTACGTGATCGCCTTCACCGGGGCGGTGATCACCGACGGCGACCTGGTGCCGCTGTCGGTGCGCTCGCACGACCCGACGCTGTTCCGAGAGGTGTTCCGTACGGTCCGCGACGAGGCGCTCGCCCTCTACGCGTCGACCATCGAGCGGGACTACGAGGTGTTCAACCGGGTCGGCACCCACTCGATGATCCTGCCGGCGTTCGCACCGGCCGACGCCGACTGGATCGCCGACCAGGAGCTGTTCGGCATCCCGGTGTTCGTCCCGGACGACGACGATCGCGACCGGCTGACCGGCGCGCTCACCGGCCTGGTCGGCGACCGCGGCGTGCTGCACCGCAACCAGACCTTCCTCGACATCGTCCCCGCCGGCGCCACCAAGGGCCTCGGGCTGCGCCGGCTGCTCACCGACCTCGTCGCGGACCACGGCCAGGTGTGGACGATCGGTGACTCCTGGAACGACCTGAGCATGCACGCCGAGGCCGACCACCCGATCGCCCTGGCCCACTCCCCCGCCGAGGTGCTGGCCGCCTGTGAGCGCGCGGTCGGCAGCACCCACGAGCTGGTCGACCAACTACTGGCCTCGACCGATCCCGGGCGCCAGGGCTGA
- a CDS encoding mannose-6-phosphate isomerase, with protein METGLTDRDRLPAPVLTSAPIVLEANQPPERPYRGGAGIAAFRGIAQSSAFVPEDFVGSTTQVHAGGGVGLTVLSDGRTLKDAIAADPVGFLGEEHVRRYGADSMLLVKLLDTAERLFVHYHPSDAFARTRLGEPRGKTEAWAVFATADEDAYVSLGFTRAVSEVEAAQWFRGQDVADMLGVMHRLSVRPGDTILVPAGLPHVIGPGLTLVELQQPTDLSILLEYAGYRGMDEKDALMGLHLDLALQALDRSAWSPERLGELASPARRVSATTERLFPAAADGFFRAERIVAGGSAAVDAGFSVLIVLAGDGAIDYAGGTLPIRRGMTVLLPYAAGPVEIVGDVQLIRARPPE; from the coding sequence ATGGAAACAGGGCTGACGGATCGTGACCGCCTGCCGGCGCCGGTCCTCACCAGCGCCCCGATCGTGCTCGAGGCGAATCAGCCTCCGGAGCGTCCGTACCGGGGTGGCGCGGGGATCGCCGCGTTCCGCGGCATCGCGCAGTCGAGCGCGTTCGTCCCCGAGGACTTCGTCGGCTCGACCACCCAGGTGCACGCCGGCGGTGGAGTCGGGCTGACGGTGCTCTCCGACGGCCGGACCCTGAAGGACGCGATCGCCGCGGACCCGGTCGGGTTCCTCGGCGAGGAGCACGTACGCCGCTACGGGGCCGATTCGATGCTGCTGGTGAAGCTGCTCGACACCGCTGAACGGCTGTTCGTGCACTACCACCCGAGCGACGCCTTCGCCAGGACGCGGCTCGGGGAGCCGCGTGGGAAGACGGAGGCCTGGGCGGTCTTCGCCACCGCCGACGAGGACGCGTACGTGTCGCTGGGCTTCACCCGCGCCGTGTCCGAGGTCGAGGCGGCCCAGTGGTTCCGTGGCCAGGACGTTGCGGACATGCTGGGCGTGATGCACCGGTTGTCGGTCCGTCCCGGTGACACCATTCTCGTGCCGGCCGGCCTGCCGCACGTCATCGGTCCGGGCCTCACGTTGGTCGAACTGCAGCAGCCGACCGACCTGTCGATCCTGCTGGAGTACGCCGGCTACCGCGGGATGGACGAGAAGGACGCCCTGATGGGCCTCCACCTCGACCTGGCCCTGCAGGCGCTCGATCGCAGTGCCTGGTCGCCCGAACGTCTCGGCGAGCTGGCGTCGCCGGCGCGTCGGGTGAGTGCGACGACCGAACGGCTGTTCCCGGCCGCCGCCGACGGGTTCTTCCGCGCCGAACGCATCGTCGCCGGCGGGTCGGCGGCCGTCGACGCGGGATTCTCGGTCCTCATCGTGCTGGCCGGGGACGGGGCGATCGACTACGCGGGCGGCACCCTGCCGATCCGCCGCGGGATGACCGTGCTGCTCCCGTACGCCGCCGGACCCGTGGAGATCGTCGGCGACGTCCAGCTGATCCGGGCCCGGCCCCCGGAGTGA
- a CDS encoding LacI family DNA-binding transcriptional regulator, which produces MSERKRRSQPTMRDVAEEAGVGIGTVSRVFSNVGAVAPATRERVEAVAKDLGYRPSALGRDLKRRSTNTVGLIVTDISNNFYGEFAEGVLATEKELGRHVILCASGEDAATEREYIDLLVEQRVDGIIAFPTGENLDAWEDARRLGINIVLADRELPGFTAPSILVDNVGGALALTEYLLALGHRRIGYLGGPSQLTTGSRREEGFRRAHVDVGVPVDEGLVVRTRFTRDTAYASAIRLLDSRIPPTALFAANNVLGEAALAAIRDRGLRVPDDISLVMFDDVPWARLVDPPITVAAQPAWSMGQAAARLVLSPDGTARSMTLPVEIQIRRSAAAHFTQTP; this is translated from the coding sequence GTGTCGGAACGAAAGCGCCGGAGCCAGCCGACGATGCGCGACGTCGCGGAAGAGGCAGGCGTGGGCATCGGGACCGTGTCGCGGGTGTTCTCCAATGTCGGGGCGGTCGCACCCGCCACCCGCGAGCGGGTGGAAGCGGTGGCGAAGGACCTCGGCTACCGGCCGAGCGCCCTGGGCCGCGACCTCAAGCGTCGCTCCACCAACACCGTCGGCCTGATCGTCACCGACATCTCGAACAACTTCTACGGCGAGTTCGCCGAGGGCGTGCTGGCCACCGAGAAGGAACTGGGCCGCCATGTCATCCTCTGTGCGAGCGGCGAGGACGCGGCCACCGAGCGGGAGTACATCGACCTGCTCGTCGAGCAGCGGGTCGACGGCATCATCGCCTTCCCGACCGGTGAGAACCTCGACGCGTGGGAGGACGCCCGCCGGCTGGGCATCAACATCGTGCTCGCCGACCGCGAGTTGCCCGGCTTCACGGCCCCCTCGATCCTGGTCGACAACGTGGGCGGTGCGCTCGCACTCACCGAGTACCTGCTGGCCCTGGGGCACCGCCGGATCGGTTACCTCGGTGGCCCCAGCCAACTGACCACGGGAAGCCGCCGCGAGGAGGGTTTCCGCCGGGCGCACGTCGACGTCGGCGTTCCGGTGGACGAGGGACTGGTCGTCCGCACCCGGTTCACCCGCGACACCGCGTACGCCAGTGCCATCCGGCTGCTCGATTCCCGGATCCCGCCCACCGCGCTCTTCGCCGCCAACAACGTCCTCGGCGAGGCGGCGCTCGCCGCCATCCGCGATCGAGGACTGCGGGTGCCGGACGACATCTCGTTGGTGATGTTCGACGACGTGCCGTGGGCGCGGCTGGTGGATCCGCCGATCACGGTCGCCGCGCAGCCCGCCTGGAGCATGGGTCAGGCGGCGGCCCGGCTGGTGCTGTCGCCGGACGGGACGGCCCGGTCGATGACCCTGCCGGTCGAGATCCAGATCCGGCGCAGCGCGGCCGCCCACTTCACCCAGACCCCCTAA
- a CDS encoding extracellular solute-binding protein, with protein sequence MKIPTSSRRTQGRTVKRLVPAIAALALATTLAACGGGTGAASSSAGLAAWSTTADRPNIEPSIADWNKSHPEAKISDSYFGTNDFKDKIRTAINSPQAPTLVYNWGGGTLKSYVDAGLVKDLTPELADKKDFTDKIVPSIMDTGKIDGKTYAVPASSTAPVVLYMNKDVLAKAGIQTAPATWDELLADVQTLKKAGVAPIALGGGSKWPYLMWMEYLVDREGGPEVMKNILANKPNAWSDPAVIKSATMIQDLVKAGGYEEGFASVSADTNADLALMVTGRAGFLLQGTWAYSGIEQIDANFVKDGKLMVAPFPAVAGGKGDPKNIAGNPSVYWSISSKATDEQTKTAIDYITTNVWNDSYDSTMIGQGQIPPVQGVGPKLNSDFSKQVEQMITDAPNFQQSWDLALSPKASTEFWTQLDLLFSGSSTPQQFADNMNKTIGE encoded by the coding sequence ATGAAGATCCCGACATCGTCGCGACGCACACAGGGCCGCACCGTGAAGCGCCTGGTCCCCGCGATCGCGGCCTTGGCGCTGGCCACCACGCTCGCCGCCTGCGGAGGTGGCACCGGTGCCGCCTCCAGCAGCGCCGGCCTGGCGGCATGGAGCACGACGGCGGACCGGCCCAACATCGAGCCCTCGATCGCCGACTGGAACAAGTCCCACCCGGAGGCGAAGATCTCCGACTCGTACTTCGGCACCAACGACTTCAAGGACAAGATCCGCACCGCGATCAACTCCCCGCAGGCGCCGACCCTCGTCTACAACTGGGGCGGCGGCACCCTCAAGTCGTACGTCGACGCCGGCCTGGTGAAGGATCTCACCCCCGAGCTGGCCGACAAGAAGGACTTCACCGACAAGATCGTCCCCTCGATCATGGACACCGGGAAGATCGACGGGAAGACCTACGCCGTCCCCGCGTCCTCCACGGCACCCGTGGTGCTGTACATGAACAAGGACGTGCTGGCCAAGGCCGGCATCCAGACCGCTCCGGCGACCTGGGACGAGCTGCTCGCCGACGTCCAGACGCTGAAGAAGGCCGGCGTGGCGCCCATCGCCCTCGGCGGTGGAAGCAAGTGGCCCTATCTGATGTGGATGGAGTACCTCGTCGATCGCGAGGGCGGCCCCGAGGTGATGAAGAACATCCTGGCCAACAAGCCGAACGCGTGGTCCGACCCGGCCGTCATCAAGTCCGCCACCATGATCCAGGACCTGGTCAAGGCGGGCGGATACGAGGAGGGCTTCGCCTCGGTGTCCGCCGACACCAACGCCGACCTGGCGCTGATGGTCACCGGCCGCGCCGGATTCCTGCTCCAGGGCACCTGGGCCTACTCCGGCATCGAGCAGATCGACGCGAACTTCGTCAAGGACGGCAAGCTGATGGTCGCGCCGTTCCCGGCCGTCGCAGGCGGCAAGGGCGACCCGAAGAACATCGCCGGCAACCCGTCGGTCTACTGGTCGATCTCGTCCAAGGCGACGGACGAGCAGACCAAGACCGCGATCGACTACATCACCACCAACGTCTGGAACGACTCGTACGACTCGACGATGATCGGGCAGGGCCAGATCCCGCCGGTGCAGGGCGTGGGCCCGAAGCTCAACAGCGACTTCTCCAAGCAGGTCGAACAGATGATCACCGACGCGCCGAACTTCCAGCAGTCCTGGGACCTCGCGCTGAGCCCGAAGGCATCGACCGAGTTCTGGACCCAGCTCGACCTGCTGTTCTCCGGTTCGTCCACCCCCCAGCAGTTCGCCGACAACATGAACAAGACCATCGGCGAGTGA
- a CDS encoding sugar ABC transporter permease: protein MLPALAMFLAFAIIPLVIALGLSFTSWDGLTAPEFNGIANWVSRLTDPLTYHALWLTFQVIVLSWLIQTPMSVLIGVFIAGKQRYRAVLAALYFLPLIMSSAAIAIAFKALLDPNYGVGHAFGLSVLSRDWLGSQTYALYVVILVIAWQFIPFHSLLYQAAARQIPGSLYEASQIDGAGRMRQFFSITLPMLRNTIVTSSTLMIVGSLTYFDIVYVLTQGGPGYATRILPLDMYLTGFSASDLGNASVLAVILVIIGLAIALALTRLSGFNRMTSDQEGA from the coding sequence GTGCTCCCTGCGTTGGCCATGTTCCTCGCCTTCGCGATCATCCCCCTGGTGATCGCGCTCGGGCTCAGCTTCACCAGCTGGGACGGCCTCACCGCTCCCGAGTTCAACGGGATCGCGAACTGGGTCAGCAGGCTCACCGACCCGCTCACCTATCACGCCCTCTGGCTCACCTTCCAGGTCATCGTCCTGTCCTGGCTGATCCAGACGCCGATGAGCGTCCTCATCGGGGTGTTCATCGCCGGCAAGCAGCGATACCGGGCGGTTCTCGCCGCCCTCTACTTCCTGCCCCTGATCATGTCCTCGGCCGCGATCGCCATCGCGTTCAAGGCCCTCCTCGATCCCAACTACGGGGTCGGGCACGCCTTCGGGCTGTCCGTCCTCTCCCGGGACTGGCTCGGCAGCCAGACGTACGCCCTGTACGTGGTGATCCTGGTGATCGCCTGGCAGTTCATCCCGTTCCACTCGCTGCTCTACCAGGCGGCGGCACGACAGATCCCGGGGTCGCTCTACGAGGCGTCCCAGATCGACGGGGCGGGTCGGATGCGCCAGTTCTTCAGCATCACCCTGCCGATGCTGCGGAACACGATCGTCACCTCCTCGACCCTGATGATCGTGGGGTCACTGACCTACTTCGACATCGTCTACGTCCTGACCCAGGGCGGGCCCGGCTACGCCACCCGCATCCTGCCGCTGGACATGTACCTGACCGGCTTCTCCGCGAGTGACCTCGGGAACGCCAGTGTGCTCGCGGTGATCCTCGTCATCATCGGTCTCGCGATCGCCCTCGCACTGACCCGACTCAGCGGCTTCAACCGGATGACCAGCGACCAGGAAGGCGCGTGA